Part of the Nicotiana sylvestris chromosome 2, ASM39365v2, whole genome shotgun sequence genome, ggctaaccacgtgggatactgcctgactcgaatgaccttcgcatcaagctgctttgtgacctcttctttaaatttcacactcatgtcagttttgaatttTTTCAACTTCTGCTtaacgggagggaatgctggatcaattggaaatttatggaccactaaatcagtactCAAACCGagtatatcatcatatgaccatgcaaaaatatccttatactcaaACAACGCTTTAGttatctcttccctgatttgcagttcaagatggacacttatcttagtttcacTGACATTATCTGGGTCCCTTAAATTGATTGCTTAtgtatcattcaggttaggcttaggtttttcttcaaagtgacttagttccttactaatctcttcaaaggccttaTCCTTATCATATTTTGATTCATCATCATActttatttcttggattattatttcagaattagattgacttttaagactgggtcgaaaattcctcatgcatgtcatgtcattgaaaccagcataaaagaactgtacagagaagaaaagaaaacaaaaataaaactatcaggagttatggaaagggaaattgcatttcattaaaataaaggataacagggtttgtacatcaacaagcgaaaaataaaaatctgggtcacaaccctggaatgacccagacagaaaggaaaataaaacaaactaccaagactctttcctggtagggagaggagtagccttgcaattgttaagctttgcattCGGCCCGACAAACTGCATGTCcactttgctagaaccttcttcaaattccaccatgttcacatcatcaaacaacctctggaacctttcaattaactcctcatcaatgtcaaccacagaacttgggaCCATCATCATTGGGCATTTCCTGGCACtgggcttgacaaaagacctagAGAGTCGGGGAACAGTCTTTGGAAGTGCCCACGCcttctgtttcaaccttttagcccttttcacatctgtcgctgtaggtttgaatccaagaccgaacatacccaaattttcagggagggacactggttgtatgataccctgcagagatgcacccagacctttaccgGGCACAAAGCCATATTTCAGCATTTCAAAAGCCACCATGATCAATGCAGAGGtaatctttggagttggaacatatttcccctctggaacctTCTTGACTGGcactgtttcaaaaacttgatagactCAAGGtcctttgtcatcttcaacctcaatgaatgggatagaggcatcactgtgagtacacaaattatcctcgccatgcacgacgatctcctgtctatcccattcaaatttgaccatctggtgcagagtggatgggactgccttggcagcatgaatccaaggtcggcCCAATAGAAAATTATAAGAGATGGCTAGGTCCAGCACCTGGAACTCTATGGTGAATTCcaccggtcctattgtcaactcaagcactatatcatCAACCGAGTCTTTTCCTCCACTATCAAAACCTTGGACGCATATGTTGtttttgtgaatcctctcatcgtcaattttcaacttgttcagagtagagagagagcatatgtttgcactggaaccattgtcaactaatacctgggtgaccacagaatcttcatATTTTACCATAAGATAGAGCGCTCTGTTATgttcggtaccttccacaggcaacttatcatcagagaaggtgaccctattcacctcaaatattttgttggcgatcttttccagatggttcactgaaattttgtcgggaacgtgagcctcgttcagaattttcatcagggcCTGCCGATGCTCatctgagtggattaacaatgaaAATAATGAAATCTGAGTAGGTGTtttctcaactgctccacgatggaataatcttgtaccttcatttttctcagaaactcctccgcctcttcttcagtcACTACTTTCTTCACTAaaactgggttatctttggatgTTTtggctttccttaactcttccggggcaaagcatatccccgaacgagttaatccctgggcctcattgacttcttctttcacttcctttcccttataaGTCACTATCACctgttcatagttccatgggatggccttggtgctgattatcggcaactaggttacaggcttgatgatgacaggatccgtacgggcaccctctacaattattataggcttgtttgccactcctggcacaaccattTTTGACCTTTCTTGCTTTGCCgcaacatcacttggggatctTTTCTTAACTACCATGGATGGTTCACCGTTTgtcatgctcaacttgttcactgacCCTTCAACTATTGGTTTTTTAAAtggcttgacctcactggaccgaatcatcatgacggtctgtgaaggcttcttgggctcccctcccttatgtactatctcaatcatgtttgtttcctgatgggtcggtaatgggttctggttgatattgggtgtttcTATAGTCTAGACTTCAATCCGATTTGTACCAATGAACTCTtggatggcatttttcaagtgccaacacttctctgtatcatgccccggagtaccagaacaatattcatagctcacggagtaatcaagattctttgggggagggtttggcaatttcgactcaattggcctcagcatatccaattgcCTCAATCTATTGAATAAACTGGTATAggacactcccaatggggtggACATTTTCTTTCACTGCAACCTCTCGTTTTTGAATACTGGATTGGGTCAGAAACCTGGATCggcagggtttcggtaggctcgtgggggtaggTAGTTGTTtcgtggagctgggtaggtgttttgtggggccgGGGCACACCATTATACGTAGGCAtgaggttgagtgtatgtttgggcgtggtggacagaaatatgagggtctggtgacaggaagtagtgttggggtgggtTATATAGGGTTTGGTTGTAGGTTCAGTGATGGGGTCGAGGCTAGGTATATTGGTGTGACGGGCCCTtgggtccaaaccatgatcctgaatcaattattgccatatcttctttcttcttctttccaatcactCCCCCAGTACCGTTCTGAATGGCTTCGGTAGTTGCTTTGATAGccgagtagctcatgattttgcttgatttaagccattcttccaccatgccacccatcttcactacctcgctGAACGACTTGCCTATGGCTGATATCAGATGGCCAAAGTAAGTGGGCCCTAGAGCCtgcagaaagtactccaccatttcactctcctCCATTGGAGGGTTGactcttgccgcttgttctctccagcgaaaaccatattatctgaaactttcactaggttTCTTCTCAATTTTAGTCAGAGACAAACGGTCTATAACAATCTCgatgttgtactggaaatgacgagcgaatgcttaggccaaatcatcccaggtatactaTCTGCTGTGATCCTGAcaagtgtaccactccaatgccgagccactcagactctggctaaagtatgccatcaataaCTCATCTTTCCTTCTAgatcctctcattttactacagaatcctCTCAAGTACACCATCGGGtctccgtgcccatcatacaagtcaaactttggcatcttaaatcccaccggcaactgaacatcaggaaatagacacaaatctttgtaggccacactcacctggcctcccaatccctgcatgtttttGAACGATTGTTCCAGGCTTCTAACCTTCCTCAACATTTCCTCCTGTTCTaggtttttaggtggtttctcagtctcaacagggaggtcgaaacgaggagtgtaggagtaaggttcgggggccttgaaagtaggctccgggggatagtattggttatcttgggtctAGAATAAAGGCTCACTAGAGTATCGGTGGAGTGTagcgggtgggggtgccacaaagacaggggtggctggtggagAAGGGTACGTGactagtttgggtggtggagcttgtggagtctgggaagtggtgccttggtagtggtggtaaatagGAAAACCTAGAGATGAATCAACAATGGGAGGTTCCTGGGATTGAGACAACGGCGGGACGAAAACAGGGTTGGTGGGGTaagatggtggtggatgcccttttaccCATGCCTAGTACATCTCTGCCATCTATTGTTTCAGCTTATAtaactcctctttcagattaacatcagactcttccccctctcttgacggatcaataacacttgaaTCCAGTTAttggttagccatgatcaacttgtctttggacctggtgttgtacgggtgagctcccagaatgccaaacaaactaaccacctgcttgttacttgatgacaacaacaaacttgttagcgattatgGCTTAAAAGATAGGCAACcacacgttggggatgcaatgcacctaaacagttaaccatttctattatgcatttgatcggttgcttgcgtcatcccgattttccctaattttcattttgcaacttctctctctcttttttccattcctgcttttctttgcttgattcttgtttttcttttattccctcatttttctctcttcttttgctATTATTTCCCTCCAACAATTCTCttgttttttttcctcttttttttcatttcacggttatgatcgaatactatggggattgcctacgtatcatgacgccgcatgaatcagaccaagcgtagttctgggaataagtgtaaaataaaaaaatattttggggttttcaaattttcataaaataaaaacgtCTTGATTATAACGACTTATCCTACATaatttaatcataaaaactaacagactcaaaaagggggactaacagactccaacagaaagatgaaaatacagactagAAAACAAACTAACAAACtccaacaaagaaaatgaaaatacatactcgaatgaaaatcatgaatacattaatgcctcaactgctccatggGCCCGTGTGACGTCAGTCGGCCTTGCCATGGGCCTATGCGCAAGATCCCCTTGAAGATACTCCAGGTCACTCATTATTTGGAGAACAAAGGTCATTACCTCAGCAATGaaggtggttctagtcatgtcttcacattcatggcACTTCATGACGATGTTGTCAGCAATTGCTCTAACCCTCTCCCTAATGATACCATTTTCTTGTAGCAACCATCCAATCTGCTGAGACCTGGACCCCAAAACTTGTTCAGCTGTATGGTTTTGTTCTTGAAGCTACTGTAGGTCTTTTTCTAACTGCGACATCAGTGCATAAAAGTTTTCTCTTTATGCTTTGAAATCTCTTGCCTTCTTAGTCATTTCGTTCTCCAGGACGGTGatctttttcttcaaccccatgattccattgtcatatttctcttttaactgtttgACCAAGCGTGTTCGTTCCtccgcatttttagccaatttttTTTGAGCTCTTGCCAGTTCGCCTTCGgccttgttcaaatcaaaaccataTTCACCCACTTTCTACCTAAGGTTActtataagtttttcatcttttgcacttctagcGGGGTTTTCGGCTGCAATTTTCATTTCCTTTATTTGGGCTCATAAGacgtcattttctttggctagatttttcttttcaccctcaccCGCAgtggcttgcaaaccattctcgaattgaagATCTCTAACTTGCCTTTCCAGCTTGCTTATGGTGTCCTTATACTCATTTCTTTGGTCAACCAATCCCATTATTCCTGTGATGCCtcgacaaattcttgaagatgggATCTTTTGACTGGTCTTCCAAACTCAACACTTCTtttgtaccatgcaaggtaaccggGCGAGACTTCACCCTTGGATAGATCACGCACTTAGGTGCTTGCTGTCAAGTactgacactcactccagatatGGCGAACTGCcgcttcatgaaactgaccattAGAACCTATATCGACTACCTGAGTACTAAGGTTTTCAtcctttggaactatttgacatctcccTAGCTATCTCAAAATCCGGCACGGGGTATAAGGCTGTATACTTCTGagacccatcaagaggaagtgggGACCGGTAGcaggcatgtatatgatttcattagcaggaagccaacccaacttCCATTCTATTTGATTGGCAGTGACGGAGTGGAAGCGAGATATCCATTCTGCGACCCCTTCTGGCATGTTGAACCCGTCGACCATTGTACAAAACTACTCTATGCAGATTTCTCCTGTTGACCCATGGTTCATGTACTGGggacgatgacatagatgctcaatcatccacatttgtagcaacaagttacatccttcgaaaaagtctactccggctttgcaggctgtgagagctcggaatatttcagacactatcataggtgGGAGGGTGCTTTTGGCCTGGGTAAGCAAAGTGTTGACAACCCCGGCTACACGTACATCGATATTTCCTTCCCTCCTGGGAAATACTAAAAAACCCAAAAATACTACCATGAAGGTGAAACATCTATGCTCTTCCCATTTTAGTCGATTCCCTTTGCTGCAAATTTTGCTCTCTGGGTCTTTGAATCCCCCTATGTGTACGTACCGCTGATATATGAACTGTGGAGTAGAAAACCCAACCACCAAATCTGCATATTCGACCCCCTACTTATTTTTAGCAAATCAAGAAACTTGTGAGGGGTGACGGCTCTCGGGGCAACCAGATATTTATGTCTCAAAGCTTCGGTACTCCCAACATAACCGGCTATCTCTTATAaagtgggtgtgagttcaaagtccgagaaatgaaacacGTTGTGTGCTCGATCCTAAAATGTAACCAATGCTTTTATTATGTCTCCTCTAGACCTGATCATCaataacccggtgagaccccCCAAGTACTGGTTGACCATATCTCGTCCTGCTTTTCCCAGATCTTTCCACCACATGTACATTTCCAAAGGAATCTTGGTCATGACCTTCATTGGCAAGTTTTGACTCTTGCTTATTCTGCACATTTAGGTTAGGGTGATTGGTTTACACACAAAGTGAATCTCATTTGAAAAACTGACAAaaggggttatttttgcaaaaaattaAGAAATCAGGGCTACTTTTGCGAATACGGCCCTTCAACATTTTGAAATGGAAGTTTTTAGGGCTGTGCTTGCTAAATGGCCAAAATTTGACAAAACTCAGTCAGCgtctattcttgcaaaaacagcctttcggcgtccTGTCGGGACATTCGACTATTTAGACAAGAACGGCATGACCCATTTTATTTACGACAGAATGACGACGCCTCAtatatttttttccaaaattttcaaaaagcggggctggacccgatgagggttgcctacgtatcccacatccggtgagaatcaaacccgcgtagttcggctAGTTTTGACACGACTGAAAAATATTAACACTATGAAATGATTTTTCTactcttttctctccttttttttcaaaattttcggcagagtttcgggatattttggATACCGGATTTTGGGCGATGGATGAAATTTTCTCTCACTCTCCATACttggtcttttttttttctaacaatttttttggattttcataATTAAtctagaagtcggtcaacatgtAGTCCGAAACAAATTAAATGCACGGGTAACACATAAAAATGCATCAGGTTGGTCTATTTTTTTCAGGtacgcctgtcctagacggactcaacccctgtgttgagtccctaaagtcaaatgcatatgatgcaaacaagcgtttctactagggatccgacatgaggctgaattattctaagttcaaaaactgggtatgttgttctagacttgtgcacccgagcggacaactcgagccggggggggggctacgtaccaggaaccaaaaggccatccgactttgtaacttgtccgagcctcttcctaatttaaggtatgacactaacacaAGAGGAGTCatgccagcgtgcacatcccgaagatgagaagagaaaggtttcgtagcagtttatatatagttcaaatagtatcaaagcggtcaaaaataacatttagcacattaggcccaaacatgtaataaaaaccagataataaataaaagccaaatataacaattagtctaagcttgaattcttgaatcctaaactagagattctgggttctcgtccccagtagagtcgccagagctgtcacacctcatttttcctacccccggaatgggtataaggaagtttttttccaattaaagtgacaatcgaaacagaattaattatttattgtttagaatcaccacttgggataatttatggtgtcccaagtcactggatTAAATCCcaaaatcgaggaaagattgactttgttttacagtccgcgaacacagaaatccgggtaagcaattctattaacccgagagaaggtgttaggcattcccgagttccgtggttttagcatggttgctcaactattattattggcatatttatttgattttaaaatatctttgaaacctatgtgcatttttattccttttaaaccgcttttaaatAACCCAATTATTATACCAATATTTATAATTACACCTTGCGAattatgtcacgggaaccgtacccatgattcacaacatgtttatttttattaacaagattaatTGTGTCCgggccacataaatgtaccctcgGATTTTAGAAATTAAGTATCAAAACtacgccacgggaaccgtacccgtagctatgacaattatttaattaaacgcgcctaaagcaaactacgagagtGCAAAGCATTTTCTAAACTGATTTTGTATTAATGTGAGGGCCGTACATTATGGATTTTATTTGCGTGTGGTGCACTTCAATTTATTTTAGGAAAAGAATTTGGATTTAGCTAAGGCAAACCTTAAATACTCCTACTTATAcctaatttttaaagaaactAAGTATCACAACCACGACACAGGAACCGTACTCATAGTTGTGATAACTTAATTGCGCGCCTAAAGCACAGTAGAGATTTATTTTAGTAACTAAGTTATaaaatatgagggccatagattatatgattcaaatatatgaatggcacgcctcaaaactattcaactgAATGCATTAtagatattcatatttaaagctaATTTGAAATTAGGTGTCACCACtacgtcatgggaaccgtacTCGTAGTTGTGATAATTTAATTATGTGCCTAAAGCATACTACGACGTAAGCGAGAAAGACCGAGATCATGGGGGTTCATTTATATTTTGGTGAAGCCCAAGAAGACATATCAGAATGACAATTTACTGCTATTACAATCCCAGAAACAAAAGTACCATTTCTTGAAGCCAAACTTCAATAATCCAACACAAAAAAGCAAAACAGTTGCTTTCAGAATCATAAAAGAACATTTatttaaactaacaaatcaaaCCAAGCAAATTGTTATAAAGAGCATGGGTTATAATTTCAATGCCCAGATCCTTAGCCTTCCATGGATGAACATAGGATATCCCCTTTTAATTTCTCAAAAATGACTGAATCTTGTTCATAGTTTCAGAATATTGTGCACAGAAGACACTTTATGAAGAGACTAATTCTAACAGGATAATGGGTAAAGTTATCAACCAACAAAACCTATTACCCTTTACTTCCCTTATGAGACTTAACAATTATAACTTAGTATTCCAATAGAGTTCAAAAAAAAGTTCTGATTGGGGCAAGGAAACTAACACATCTATCAATAAACAAGATTAATCAACGATGCAATTTGACACTAACAAAGTGATTGAGAGAGCTTAGACAGATATCCATGGTCAAATCTTCATTTAATAAACAGGAACATTGCCGAAATTACCAACAAAATGCATGATCGATGCATACCCATATTAACAACTAAAGAAACAATGAACTGATTTCAAGAAATCTTCAGAAGAACCAAGGCATTCAACTTGCATTTGAAGCCAGATATTTCCACTTTATATCGACCATACTATCTCAAGACACCTCCAGGAAAGACCCCATGTGTTGACACGTGGACAGAAAGTTCAGTAAGATAATTAATGGATTTCATTCTCAAGGAACACATAAGAAACAAGATAATCAGTTACAATTCAACCCTGCAATCGATCAAGTTCTCAAGGAAGAGGACAGATTGAAGTTTTctaaaaaaacaaagagaaactCAAAGGTAAGATTGAGAGGACTTTGTGAACATGCTGAACTTTCCTCCTAGAAATGGACAGTGAACTCAATTATCTAAACAGGAGAAACCAATCAACCTGCTACTTACAGAAGGGGAGGGATGTCATATAGAACCTCATCCATGCCATATCACCTTTAACACAAAGCTCTAAACAAAAAAAACATAGCTCAATCTAAGAGCCAGCTTGTTTTTTTACAGAATTTAAGTTAGGTTTCATATGTAACTTACCCAGACCCAATCACCTCATAGAATCTAATCCAAACAATAGAATACGACGAGC contains:
- the LOC138885600 gene encoding uncharacterized protein; the encoded protein is MEESEMVEYFLQALGPTYFGHLISAIGKSFSEVVKMGGMVEEWLKSSKIMSYSAIKATTEAIQNGTGGVIGKKKKEDMAIIDSGSCTKAIPWNYEQVIVTYKGKEVKEEVNEAQGLTRSGICFAPEELRKAKTSKDNPVLVKKVVTEEEAEEFLRKMKALMKILNEAHVPDKISVNHLEKIANKIFEVNRVTFSDDKLPVEGTEHNRALYLMVKYEDSVVTQVLVDNGSSANICSLSTLNKLKIDDERIHKNNICVQVPVKKVPEGKYVPTPKITSALIMVAFEMLKYGFVPGKGLGASLQGIIQPVSLPENLGMFGLGFKPTATDVKRAKRLKQKAWALPKTVPRLSRSFVKPSARKCPMMMVPSSVVDIDEELIERFQRLFDDVNMVEFEEGSSKVDMQFVGPNAKLNNCKATPLPTRKESWEEITKALFEYKDIFAWSYDDILGLSTDLVVHKFPIDPAFPPVKQKLKKFKTDMSVKFKEEVTKQLDAKSVGGALNWIRQRSKLSRNCHRQRIRSKWHIPRIHNEVADALATLASMLHHPNKAYIDPLHIQVRDQHAYCNMVEEELDGYYWLTIERDCISFVHKCHQCQVHGELIHSPPFELHTMSAPWPFVAWGKDVIGPIEPAASNGHRFILVAIDHFTKWVEAKTFKFVTKKAMVDFVHSNIICRFGIPKVIITDNRADLNSHLIKEVCQ